Proteins from a single region of Equus asinus isolate D_3611 breed Donkey chromosome 17, EquAss-T2T_v2, whole genome shotgun sequence:
- the LOC123277911 gene encoding olfactory receptor 5AN1-like: MTQGGNITAITHFLLLGFSDFPRIRAVLFVVFLLVYIMTLIWNLCLIILIRMDFHLHTPMYFFLHNLSFIDICYVTSTVPKMLSNFFQEQQTITLVGCAVQYFIFSTMGLSESCLMTAMAYDRYAAICNPLLYSSIMSPTLCVQMVLGSYMAGFSGSISQLCAMLQVQFCGPNVINHFFCDMPQLLVLSCTDTFFVQLMTAVLIVIFGIINVSIIMISYGCIVISIMKITSAKGRSKAFNTCASHLTAVTLFYSSSIFVYLSSSSGGSSSFDRFASVFYTVVIPMLNPLIYSLRNKEIKDALKRLQKKGKYC; this comes from the coding sequence ATGACTCAAGGAGGAAATATTACAGCTATCACCCATTTCCTCCTCTTGGGATTCTCAGATTTCCCCAGAATCAGAGCAGtgctcttcgttgtattcctgtTGGTGTACATTATGACTCTGATTTGGAACCTGTGTCTCATCATCTTAATAAGGATGGATTTCcatctccacacacccatgtacttcttcctccatAATCTGTCCTTCATTGATATCTGCTACGTGACCTCCACAGTCCCCAAGATGCTCTCCAACTTTTTCCAGGAGCAGCAAACCATCACCCTTGTGGGTTGTGCTGTTCAATACTTCATCTTTTCAACCATGGGACTGAGTGAGTCTTGTCTCATGACAGCCATGGCTTATGATCGATATGCTGCCATTTGTAACCCActtctctattcatccatcatGTCACCCACTCTGTGTGTTCAAATGGTGCTTGGGTCCTATATGGCAGGATTCTCTGGTTCTATATCCCAATTGTGTGCCATGCTTCAGGTCCAATTCTGTGGGCCTAATGTCAtcaaccacttcttctgtgacatgcCACAACTGTTAGTCCTGTCCTGCACTGACACTTTCTTTGTACAACTCATGACTGCGGTATTAATAGTGATCTTTGGGATAATAAATGTCTCAATTATCATGATATCTTATGGCTGTATTGTCATCTCCATTATGAAGATCACTTCAGCTAAAGGCAGGTCCAAGGCTTTCAACACCTGTGCTTCTCACCTGACAGCAGTGACCCTCTTCTATTCCTCAAGTATCTTCGTCTACTTGAGTTCCAGCTCTGGCGGTTCCTCCAGCTTTGACAGATTTGCATCAGTCTTCTACACTGTGGTGATTCCCATGTTGAATCCCTTGAtttatagtctgaggaacaaagaaatcaaagacgcCTTGAAGAGGTtgcaaaagaagggaaaatattgcTGA